A section of the Primulina eburnea isolate SZY01 chromosome 1, ASM2296580v1, whole genome shotgun sequence genome encodes:
- the LOC140830807 gene encoding cyclin-dependent kinase inhibitor 3-like translates to MGKYMRKAKTSGETPVMEMSQSSLGVRTRAKTLALQRLQSTAASTAAPENPDSCYLELRSRRLEKQPPQNNSRKGRRRSCVFQGQKHSEECCEAASFSCSIGAGGLGIDASFGENNFDTEARDSWITRESTPGSSTRAAVTPRSSTRRMHFRTPSQKVPLTAVLVSMPTPLELEDFFAIEEQSMRRHFIEKYNFDFVNDSPLPGRYEWVKASP, encoded by the exons ATGGGGAAGTACATGAGGAAAGCCAAAACTTCCGGTGAAACGCCGGTCATGGAGATGTCACAATCATCGCTCGGCGTACGCACTCGTGCCAAAACCTTAGCTCTCCAGCGCCTCCAGTCCACCGCCGCTTCTACTGCTGCTCCGGAGAATCCTGACTCGTGCTACCTCGAGCTTCGCTCGCGGCGGCTGGAGAAACAGCCGCCGCAGAATAATTCGAGAAAAGGACGGCGTCGTAGCTGCGTTTTCCAAGGACAGAAACACTCCGAGGAGTGTTGTGAAGCTGCTTCGTTTTCGTGTTCGATAGGAGCGGGTGGTTTGGGAATCGACGCCTCTTTCGGTGAAAATAATTTCGATACTGAAGCCAGGGACAG CTGGATCACTAGGGAAAGCACTCCCGGTAGTTCGACTAGGGCTGCAGTGACCCCGAGATCTTCTACCAGAAGGATGCATTTCAGGACCCCTAGCCAAAAGGTGCCCTTAACTGCTGTTCTCGTAAGCATGCCTACGCCGCTTGAGTTGGAGGATTTCTTTGCTATTGAGGAGCAATCCATGCGACGCCATTTTATAGAAAA ATACAACTTCGACTTTGTGAATGACTCACCGCTCCCGGGACGTTATGAATGGGTGAAAGCGAGCCCTTGA